One genomic window of candidate division WOR-3 bacterium includes the following:
- a CDS encoding redoxin domain-containing protein: protein MRSSALIGVPLVVFGLACNALIPKPDVGHKAPNFRLPDTAWVEHSLSEFRGKVVLLNFWQSG from the coding sequence ATGCGTAGTAGTGCATTGATCGGGGTACCGCTGGTCGTCTTCGGGCTGGCCTGCAACGCCCTCATTCCCAAGCCGGATGTCGGACACAAGGCGCCGAACTTCCGCCTGCCGGACACCGCCTGGGTGGAACACTCCCTCAGCGAGTTTCGCGGCAAGGTCGTGCTGCTCAACTTCTGGCAAAGCGGCTGA